The following coding sequences are from one Caminibacter pacificus window:
- the tolB gene encoding Tol-Pal system protein TolB yields MKKILIALFAFMSFLFAKEIVITKYLENKPKIVINYIGPTQVKKILDMDMKVLDHFQYTYNDANATNANMKFNFTYNKAKKTLTVKYIKNNNVVLTRIYKSNTYAFFPFLVHKAVYDINEYFHLPSAKFLIRKVIYSILVAPKESAIYLSDYTLSYKRRLISGGLNIFPKWADEKQTTIYYTKLQRKADLYKYNIYTGKKEKILSSQGLLIVSDVKDGKLLVTMAPNGQPDVYMFDPNTKNLTQITSYPGIDVNGKFWGDDKIVFVSDRYGVPYVFSKDLRTGNITRVLYHGKNQVGVDAYKNFLVVSTRETDNAFKPNTFNLFLLNKNDDSLKRLTFGGQNMFPNFSVDGSSIMFIKRENFSSKIGIIRLNENKVFYYPLPKILQSFDW; encoded by the coding sequence ATGAAAAAAATATTAATTGCTCTTTTTGCGTTTATGAGTTTTTTGTTCGCAAAAGAGATTGTAATTACGAAATATCTTGAAAACAAGCCTAAAATTGTAATTAATTATATCGGTCCTACTCAAGTTAAAAAAATTCTTGATATGGATATGAAAGTTTTGGATCATTTCCAATATACTTATAACGACGCGAATGCTACAAATGCGAATATGAAATTCAATTTTACATATAACAAAGCTAAAAAAACGTTAACTGTAAAGTACATAAAAAATAACAACGTAGTTCTAACAAGAATTTATAAGTCGAATACTTATGCGTTTTTCCCTTTTTTGGTTCATAAAGCTGTATATGATATAAACGAATATTTTCATTTGCCAAGTGCGAAATTTTTGATTAGAAAAGTTATCTATTCTATTCTTGTAGCGCCGAAAGAGTCCGCTATTTATTTATCTGATTATACTCTTTCGTATAAAAGACGCTTAATTAGCGGAGGACTTAATATTTTCCCTAAATGGGCGGATGAAAAACAAACTACCATTTATTATACTAAACTTCAAAGAAAAGCAGATTTATACAAATACAATATTTATACAGGGAAAAAAGAAAAAATACTTTCTTCTCAAGGTTTGTTGATTGTTTCCGATGTAAAAGACGGAAAACTTTTAGTAACCATGGCTCCGAACGGTCAGCCGGACGTTTATATGTTTGATCCGAATACGAAAAATTTGACGCAAATTACTTCTTATCCCGGTATTGACGTAAACGGAAAATTTTGGGGTGACGATAAAATAGTATTCGTATCGGACAGATACGGAGTGCCGTATGTATTTTCAAAAGATTTACGTACCGGTAACATTACAAGAGTATTATATCACGGTAAAAATCAGGTAGGAGTGGATGCATATAAAAACTTTCTTGTTGTGAGTACGAGAGAAACCGACAATGCATTTAAGCCGAATACATTTAACCTATTTTTACTTAATAAAAACGATGATTCTCTAAAAAGATTAACTTTCGGCGGACAGAATATGTTTCCTAACTTTTCTGTTGACGGAAGTTCGATTATGTTTATAAAAAGAGAGAATTTTTCTAGTAAAATTGGTATAATACGATTAAATGAAAACAAAGTTTTCTATTATCCATTACCGAAAATATTACAATCATTCGATTGGTAA